The genomic region GCCAGGCTGCCAGCTTCTCCGGTGAGACAGCCAAGCTGATCGACTCCGAGGTGCGCAGCATCATTGACCAGTGCTACGGCACGGCCAAGCAGATCCTTACGGACAACCGTGACAAGCTTGATGCCATGGCTGATGCCCTGATGAAGTACGAAACGATCGATGCTGAACAGATCGACGACATCATGGCAGGTCGTACACCTCGCGAGCCTCGTGACTGGTCAGGTGGCACCGGTACGCCGCCGCCACCAGTGGTTCGAGACGAGCGTCCGGAAACACCGATTGGCGGCCCGGCTGCTGACGTTTAAGGTTTGAAATGACTTCTGTACAGTCCCTGACCCGGTTGCCTTGCGGCAACCGGGTTCTTGATTTGGCCCAGACGCATGTCATGGGTATTCTCAATGTCACCCCTGATTCTTTCTCCGACGGCGGCCAATACAGCCAGCTGGATGCAGCCTTGCGTCACGCTGCCGCCATGGTTGCAGCCGGTGCGACGCTGATTGATGTTGGTGGCGAATCTACTCGTCCTGGCGCGCGAGCAGTGTCCCCGCTCGAAGAGCTTGAGCGTGTGGCGCCGATCGTCGAGCTGATCAATCGTGAGCTTGATGTGATCATTTCGGTGGATACCTCCACACCCGCCGTGATGCGCGAAACCGCGCGCTTGGGGGCCGGGTTGATCAACGATGTGCGTTCGCTGCAGCGCGACGGCGCACTGGATGCGGCGGCGGCTACCGGTTTGCCGGTGTGCCTCATGCATATGCTCGGCGAGCCCGGAGATATGCAGGATAATCCGCATTATCAGGATGTCACGCGCGAAGTGGGCGACTTTCTCGCTGAGCGCATGACGCAATGTGCGGCTGCCGGTATTCCTGCCGAGCGAATCATTCTCGATCCGGGTTTCGGTTTCGCCAAAACCCTGCAGCACAATCTAAGCTTGTTCAAGCACATGGAAGCCCTGCATGCGTTGGGCAGGCCCTTGTTAGTGGGTGTTTCTCGAAAGAGCATGATCGGGCAGGCCTTGAATCGTCCTGTCGGCGAGCGGCTGCATGGCGGACTTGCGCTGGCGGCTCTGGCGTCGGTGAAAGGTGCGCGTATATTGCGCGTCCATGATGTTGCGGAAACGGTAGACGTGGTGCGCATGATCGCAGCCGTGGAATCAGCCGAATAAGAATGACGGAGCACTTATGAGCAAGAAATACTTTGGTACTGACGGCATTCGTGGTCGCGTCGGTGAATACCCGATTACTCCAGACTTCATGCTCAAGCTAGGCTGGGCGGCCGGCATGGCCTTTCGCAAGATGGGTGCCTGCAAGGTGCTGGTCGGCAAAGACACGCGGATTTCCGGTTATATGTTCGAATCGGCGCTTGAGGCCGGCCTGACGTCGGCGGGTGCCGATGTGATGCTGCTGGGCCCTATGCCGACGCCGGCTATTGCCTATCTGTCGCGCACGTTCCAGGCTGAGGCCGGTATCGTGATCAGTGCTTCGCACAATCCGCATGACGATAACGGCATCAAATTCTTTTCCGGTAAAGGCACCAAGCTGCCGGATGAACTGGAGCTGATGATCGAAGAGCTGCTCGACACCCCGATGACCGTGGTCGAATCGAGCAAGATCGGCAAAGTATCGCGAATCAACGATGCGTCGGGGCGCTACATCGAGTTCTGCAAAAGCAGCGTGCCAACGGGGACCAGTTTTTCCGGCCTCAAGATCGTTATCGACTGTGCGCATGGCGCGACCTATAAGGTGGCTCCGAGCGTCTTCCGCGAGTTGGGGGCGGAGGTCGTCGTTCTGTCGGCGCAACCTAATGGTCTGAACATCAACGAAAATTGCGGCTCGACCCATATGGGACAGTTGCAGGCTGCGGTACTCGCTGAGCACGCCGACCTGGGTATTGCTTTTGATGGTGATGGCGACCGGGTTTTGATGGTCGACCATACGGGTGCCATTGTTGATGGCGACGAATTGTTGTACATCATCGCCCGAGACCTGCATGAGCGTGGCAAATTGCAGGGCGGCGTGGTTGGCACCTTGATGAGTAATCTGGGGTTGGAGCTCGCGCTTGCAGAGCTTTCGATTCCATTTATTCGTGCCAATGTCGGCGACCGTTACGTGATCGCCGAGTTGCTTGAGCGCAACTGGCTGGTAGGTGGCGAAAATTCGGGGCATATCGTTTGCTTCAATCACACCACGACCGGTGATGCGATCATTGCCGCACTGCAAGTGTTGATGGCGCTGAAGACCCGTAATGAAGGTTTGGCGCAAACGCGTCAGGCATTGCGCAAGTGCCCTCAGGTACTGATCAATGTACGTTTCGGTGGTGGCGAAAGTCCGCTCGAGCATCCGGCTGTCAAGGAAGCCAGTGCGCGAGTCACCCAGGCAATGGCGGGGCGCGGTCGCGTGCTTTTGCGCAAGTCCGGGACAGAGCCGTTGGTGCGCGTAATGGTCGAAGGCGAGGATGAAACTCAGGTTCGCAACTATGCCGAAGAGCTGGCAAAACTGGTAACTGAAGTTTCTGCCTGATTCGGCTTGCAAGCCATGATTGTGTTGGGTAACATCTGCGCCCACTTTGACCGACGAGGTACAGCATGCGTCGCCCTATGGTAGCTGGTAACTGGAAGATGCACGGTACCCGCGCCAGCGTCGCTGAGCTGATCAACGGCCTTCGTCATCTGGCCTTGCCAAGCGGTGTTGATGTCGCGGTATTCCCGCCTTGCTTGTATATCAATCAAGTGATTGATGGCTTGAAAGGCAAGTCGATTTCGATCGGCGCGCAGAACTCTGCGGTGGAATCCATGCAAGGTGCATTGACCGGTGAAATTGCTCCGAGTCAGTTGGTGGATGCAGGTTGTTCCCTGGTACTTGTCGGGCACTCCGAACGCCGCCAGATAATGGGCGAGCGAGACGGGATGCTGAATCGCAAGTTCGCAGCGGCACAGGCATGTGGCTTGATTCCGGTGCTGTGTATAGGGGAGACCCTTGAGCAGCGTGAAGCCGGGAAAACTCTTGAGGTTGTCGGGCGTCAGCTGGGCAGCATCATCGAGGAGCTGGGTGTCGGTGCTTTTGCCAAGGCAGTCATTGCTTACGAGCCTGTCTGGGCCATTGGTACCGGACTGACTGCAACGCCGCAACAAGCTCAGGATGTGCATAAAGCCATCCGCGAGCAGTTGGCGGCAGAGAATTCTGAAGTCGCACGAGGTGTGCGGCTTCTATACGGCGGCAGCGTGAAGGCGGCCAATGCGGTCGAACTGTTCGGCATGCCGGATATCGATGGGGGGCTCATTGGTGGAGCTTCCCTGAATGCAGATGAGTTCGGTGCGATCTGTCGCGCCGCGGGAAACTGAAAAAATGCTGGAAACAGTCGTAGTCGTTTTTCATCTGCTGGGTGCATTGGGCGTAGTTGCTCTGGTTTTGCTGCAGCAGGGTAAGGGTGCGGACGCTGGCGCGTCTTTCGGAGCAGGTGCTTCAAATACTGTGTTCGGAAGCCAAGGTTCCTCTACCTTTCTTAGTAAGTTTACTGCTATACTTGCCGCCGGTTTCTTCATAACCAGCTTGGGGTTAGGTTACTTTGCTAAAGAGAAGGCTCATCAGCTGACTCAGGCAGGTCTCCCAAATCCAGCAGTGTTGGAAGTACCTAAGCAACAACAACCGGCTTCTGATGATGTACCGGTGCTTCAAGAGCAAAAGTCGGCTACTCCAGCGACTGACGTACCTCCAGCTCAAGAGCAGAAGTAAGAAGGGTTTCAAACGTAGTTTTGCCGAGGTGGTGGAATTGGTAGACACGCAACCTTGAGGTGGTTGTGCCCATAGGGTGTAGGGGTTCGAGTCCCCTTCTCGGTACCAATTAGTCAGGAGAGCCCGCTGTTGCGGGCTTTCTTGCAGGTGGAAGGTTACATTGACCCTATAAGGGATCGGTCGTATACTTCCGCCCCAGCTTTGTCGCGGGGTGGAGCAGTCTGGTAGCTCGTCGGGCTCATAACCCGAAGGTCGTCGGTTCAAATCCGGCCCCCGCAACCAGTTTAAGGAGCCCCTTTTCAGGGGCTTTTTGTTAGCTGGACACTTTCAACGCCGCTGTTCGACGGCGTTTCAAGGATGGGCGTTATGCCCATTTTTTTATTTTGCAAAGCATGCACATATCATGCACTAGGGGGTTCAGGTGTCGAGCAAGCTAGAAGAGTTGCAGGCCTTGCTGGCCCCGGTGGTCGTGGCCCTGGGCTATGAATGCTGGGGTATCGAGTTTTCGGCTCAGGGTCGCCACTCGATGTTGCGCGTTTATATCGATAAAGAGGGCGGCGTGCTGGTGGACGATTGCGCCATTGTCAGCCGTCAGATCAGCGGTGTACTGGATGTTGAAGATCCGATCGCCGTTGAATACACCCTCGAAGTTTCCTCGCCTGGCATGGAGCGCCCACTGTTCACTCTTGAGCAGTTTGCAAAGTTTGCCGGTGAACAAGTGAAGATCAAGCTGCGCTCGCCTTTTGAAGGTCGACGCAACTTTCAGGGCCTTCTGCGCGGTGTAGAAGAACAGGACGTCGTGGTGCAGGTAGATGACCATGAGTTCCTGTTGCCGATCGATATGATCGACAAGGCCAACATTATTCCCAGTTTTGACTGAGACGCGGATCCCGCGGATCCAATGGCTTGCGAAAGGCGAGGCGTACGATGAGCAAAGAAGTACTGCTGGTTGTTGAGTCGGTATCCAATGAAAAGGGCGTACCGGCAAGCGTAATTTTTGAAGCGCTGGAGCTGGCTTTGGCCACTGCTACCAAAAAGCGTTTTGAAGACGAAGTTGACCTGCGTGTGGAAATTAACCGCCACACCGGGGCATACGA from Pseudomonas tensinigenes harbors:
- the folP gene encoding dihydropteroate synthase gives rise to the protein MTSVQSLTRLPCGNRVLDLAQTHVMGILNVTPDSFSDGGQYSQLDAALRHAAAMVAAGATLIDVGGESTRPGARAVSPLEELERVAPIVELINRELDVIISVDTSTPAVMRETARLGAGLINDVRSLQRDGALDAAAATGLPVCLMHMLGEPGDMQDNPHYQDVTREVGDFLAERMTQCAAAGIPAERIILDPGFGFAKTLQHNLSLFKHMEALHALGRPLLVGVSRKSMIGQALNRPVGERLHGGLALAALASVKGARILRVHDVAETVDVVRMIAAVESAE
- the glmM gene encoding phosphoglucosamine mutase, with translation MSKKYFGTDGIRGRVGEYPITPDFMLKLGWAAGMAFRKMGACKVLVGKDTRISGYMFESALEAGLTSAGADVMLLGPMPTPAIAYLSRTFQAEAGIVISASHNPHDDNGIKFFSGKGTKLPDELELMIEELLDTPMTVVESSKIGKVSRINDASGRYIEFCKSSVPTGTSFSGLKIVIDCAHGATYKVAPSVFRELGAEVVVLSAQPNGLNINENCGSTHMGQLQAAVLAEHADLGIAFDGDGDRVLMVDHTGAIVDGDELLYIIARDLHERGKLQGGVVGTLMSNLGLELALAELSIPFIRANVGDRYVIAELLERNWLVGGENSGHIVCFNHTTTGDAIIAALQVLMALKTRNEGLAQTRQALRKCPQVLINVRFGGGESPLEHPAVKEASARVTQAMAGRGRVLLRKSGTEPLVRVMVEGEDETQVRNYAEELAKLVTEVSA
- the tpiA gene encoding triose-phosphate isomerase, with protein sequence MRRPMVAGNWKMHGTRASVAELINGLRHLALPSGVDVAVFPPCLYINQVIDGLKGKSISIGAQNSAVESMQGALTGEIAPSQLVDAGCSLVLVGHSERRQIMGERDGMLNRKFAAAQACGLIPVLCIGETLEQREAGKTLEVVGRQLGSIIEELGVGAFAKAVIAYEPVWAIGTGLTATPQQAQDVHKAIREQLAAENSEVARGVRLLYGGSVKAANAVELFGMPDIDGGLIGGASLNADEFGAICRAAGN
- the secG gene encoding preprotein translocase subunit SecG; the protein is MLETVVVVFHLLGALGVVALVLLQQGKGADAGASFGAGASNTVFGSQGSSTFLSKFTAILAAGFFITSLGLGYFAKEKAHQLTQAGLPNPAVLEVPKQQQPASDDVPVLQEQKSATPATDVPPAQEQK
- the rimP gene encoding ribosome maturation factor RimP, giving the protein MSSKLEELQALLAPVVVALGYECWGIEFSAQGRHSMLRVYIDKEGGVLVDDCAIVSRQISGVLDVEDPIAVEYTLEVSSPGMERPLFTLEQFAKFAGEQVKIKLRSPFEGRRNFQGLLRGVEEQDVVVQVDDHEFLLPIDMIDKANIIPSFD